One region of Rhizoctonia solani chromosome 9, complete sequence genomic DNA includes:
- a CDS encoding Reverse transcriptase from transposon X-element protein has protein sequence MHQRAHGGSDLERPLSGRGMVGAARQHCGDTLVKLRRCSGHSGVQGNVLVDMEVIATRAADGHLAPHFLGDYCPRIKSSECKLELKAPNRQLGAQRWAPSVAGTKYAPKCPHISPAHFTTYTHGLRDREQLSCSDVLQVMYNSGSTSADCNK, from the coding sequence ATGCATCAACGAGCGCATGGAGGGAGTGACCTGGAGCGACCTCTTAGCGGCCGCGGAATGGTTGGGGCCGCCAGGCAGCACTGCGGAGACACCCTGGTCAAACTAAGACGCTGCTCTGGTCATAGTGGAGTACAAGGGAACGTGCTAGTCGACATGGAGGTTATAGCTACCAGGGCCGCCGATGGCCACCTCGCCCCACACTTCCTAGGCGACTATTGTCCACGCATCAAGTCTAGCGAATGCAAACTAGAATTAAAAGCACCGAATAGACAGCTAGGAGCCCAGCGCTGGGCACCCTCGGTTGCAGGGACCAAATATGCGCCGAAATGCCCTCATATCTCACCTGCCCACTTCACCACTTACACCCACGGACTCCGAGATCGAGAGCAACTCTCTTGTTCAGACGTATTACAGGTTATGTACAACTCGGGAAGCACCTCTGCTGACTGCAATAAGTGA
- a CDS encoding X-domain of DnaJ-containing — protein MSTHHQLAQVNELRELAHPNRVSVIGTQERPLETAYYEILGVEITATTDEIKGIHAEETVHLQFKQISIAYQVLSDPELRKKYNEFGPKEGRPRRNLSAIFGGERFVPIIGHISLGKDMKDALQNEESDHEEPSEPPQRDAKGREIISPEERARREEKRLRKEERERQIDAQATRSERVSLLVTELSRKLSIYTESATGHPQQDADVANSWRQICEIEANELKGESYGVELLNAIGFVYVSKAKHYLATNQTFMGVGGWLHNIQESITVSTVRSALELKQVFDQIAEAEKSGMNPEQKKKLEEQAAEKVCKTSYVISLGPARSRTGVLLGWLERSLTFPHLTQGLRALFKGAKLEIESVLRETCDRVLADPTLQSSKLHLRAEALQILGEAYLSVKKDGDATEEDYVRIETNASRQRAANAGYT, from the exons ATGAGCACTCATCATCAGCTAGCTCAAGTAAACGAGCTTCGGGAACTAGCACACCCCAACCGCGTAAGCGTAATCGGCACACAGGAACGACCTCTCGAAACTGCATATTACGAGATTCTCGGAGTGGAGATTACAGCAACTACCGATGAGATCAAAGGCATACA CGCCGAGGAGACGGTACACCTACAGTTTAAACAAATTTCTATAGCGTACCAAGTACTGTCCGATCCCGAGCTACGCAAGAAATATAACGAATTTGGGCCCAAGGAGG GTCGACCCCGAAGAAATCTCTCAGCAATATTTGGTGGCGAAAGATTTGTCCCTATTATTGGACATATTTCGTTAGGGAAGGATATGAAGGATGCACTGCAGAATGAGGAAAGTGATCACGAAG AACCGAGTGAGCCACCCCAGAGAGATGCGAAGGGGCGCGAGATTATTTCTCCAGAGGAGCGTGCTCGACGAGAGGAGAAACGCCTGCGTAAAGAGGAGCGCGAACGACAAATAGATGCACAGGCTA CACGATCCGAACGGGTATCGTTACTGGTCACCGAACTATCCCGCAAGCTTTCCATATACACGGAGAGTGCGACTGGCCATCCCCAACAAGACGCAGACGTAGCAAATAGTTGGAGGCAGATATGTGAGATCGAGGCTAA TGAACTTAAAGGAGAGTCATACGGTGTCGAGCTCTTGAATGCCATTGGATTTGTCTATGTCTCCAAGGCTAAACACTACTTGGCTACGAATCAAACATTCATGGGTGTGGGAGGCTGGTTGCATAACATACAGGAAAGTATCAC AGTATCGACTGTAAGGTCAG CGTTGGAGCTCAAACAAGTTTTTGATCAAATCGCCGAGGCTGAGAAGTCTGGTATGAACCCGGAGCAGAAGAAAAAACTCGAGGAACAGGCTGCAGAAAAGGTCTGTAAAACTTCCTATGTCATTTCACTTGGCCCTGCCCGCTCCCGAACTGGGGTGTTACTCGGATGGTTGGAACGATCACTCACGTTTCCTCATCTCACGCAGGGCCTACGCGCGCTGTTCAAAGGCGCCAAACTTGAGATTGAATCAGTCCTACGCGAGACCTGTGACCGAGTCCTCGCTGACCCGACCCTGCAGTCCAGTAAGCTTCACTTGCGAGCCGAGGCGCTGCAGATTCTAGGCGAGGCATATCTTAgtgtcaagaaggatggtGATGCGACTGAAGAGGACTATGTTCGGATCGAGACTAATGCTAGTCGGCAAAGGGCTGCAAATGCTGGTTACACTTAG
- a CDS encoding metallopeptidase MepB produces the protein MLSRSWTAALRQRRTGRQTIITLTVLGGGIYLAPKSTRLASTFFRQRQMAIDIHPPQAPLRWDHSPEDVMSFTKEAIENSRNMQDTVASLSESECSFGSVFLPLALAEAHLDATTEPLSFYQNVSPNEKLRDAATEAEKLVREFEGRKVTKEEQRLVDKMILDGKRAGLALPEDKRAELMKLKKELSVGTVAFTREELNGVPEDVINGYTPVEGTDNVRPYWVQKLGGLRRGGEDDQDLQGRDHLWGTKDRDTLLKLKEKEHAKLGLPYDGEFYIWDYRYYDRVFVEESLSLDDAFMSVEFQEIKGNLWHPEVQQFAVWNANSKSKEDFLGWAYLDLFPRESKYSRRRLPLQPGFDSLNGRNYPTAAMVANLAKPTPGRPALMRHDDGHVFHGLLSKTRFGRFHGTSVARDFVEAPSQMLENWCWEPEVLKKMSSHYEKKEPLSDELIKKLVDMRTTTTVLCGGNCTQGAKADHDYSTLWGKLREETSLVKSGSSATHGQATFAHITGGYDAGYYSYAYSLVFAADMYKTVFKGAPLDPARGSATSSWSSRKLFFGNALEIRKAPFLWLKLNEYAQTYGGIFTFHLLGRPTVVFNSPNAGIDLLEKRATNFATRPPIYMAELSDPLCSLWPTSTLLPSTPTPNSKPASHPRFRRSSNTGVRKLMKRLLTRPEDFLDHAKLYAGAVSIRIAYGHTARDFSDEFIQGAEEFMRALSEAILPGRWLVETIPSMRYTLRFPGATFKRKTEQWARMTVQYRQGPFDYVLKHMTEGTAEPSFTSKLLDPADGSQVGESERDMIKVNCGIPSVWRRSRHNRLDIQSFFLAMTLYPDVQSTAQAELDAYLVSNGR, from the exons ATGTTATCCCGTTCTTGGACAGCTGCGCTTAGGCAGCGACGAACAGGTCGACAGACAATCATAACCCTTACTGTTCTTGGTGGCGGAATCTATCTTGCACCTAAATCAACTCGACTCGCATCGACCTTCTTCAGGCAGAGACAAATGGCTATTG ACATTCATCCACCACAGGCCCCGCTTCGATGGGATCACTCCCCAGAAGATGTTATGTCGTTTACCAAGGAGGCGATTGAAAACTCTCGCAATATGCAAGACACCGTCGCTTCGCTCTCGGAGAGCGAGTGCAGCTTTGGCAGCGTCTTCCTCCCATTAGCGCTTGCCGAAGCCCACCTGGATGCGACAACTGAACCTCTCTCTTTCTATCAGAATGTCTCTCCCAACGAGAAACTGCGTGACGCTGCGACGGAGGCCGAGAAGTTGGTCCGTGAATTCG AAGGGAGAAAAGTGACAAAGGAGGAGCAGAGGCTAGTCGACAAGATGATCCTTGATGGGAAACGTGCTGGTTTGGCTCTTCCCGAGGATAAACGGGCCGAACTCATGAAGCTAAAAAAGGAGCTATCCGTC GGAACGGTTGCTTTCACTCGTGAAGAGCTCAACGGGGTCCCCGAAGATGTCATCAATGGATATACTCCCGTTGAAGGAACCGACAA TGTGCGGCCATATTGGGTACAAAAACTGGGCGGATTACGTCGAGGAGGAGAAGATGATCAAGACCTCCAAGGCCGTGATC ACCTGTGGGGGACGAAGGATCGCGACACTTTGCTCAAGCTCAAAGAAAAGGAACATGCTAAGCTCGGCCTTCCGTACGATGGCGAATTTTATATTTGGGACTATAG GTATTACGATCGCGTTTTTGTTGAAGAAAGCCTTTCGTTAGATGATGC ATTTATGAGCGTAGAATTCCAAGAGATCAAGGGCAATTTGTGGCACCCAG AGGTACAGCAGTTCGCGGTATGGAACGCCAATTCCAAGAGTAAAGAGGATTTCCTCGGATGGGCATATTTGGACTTATTCCCTCGCG AATCCAAATACTCTCGCCGCCGTCTGCCACTCCAACCGGGCTTCGACAGTCTCAACGGACGCAACTATCCCACCGCAGCGATGGTGGCAAACCTTGCGAAGCCCACTCCCGGTCGTCCGGCGCTTATGCGTCACGATGATG GCCACGTATTCCATGGGCTCCTTAGCAAGACTCGATTTGGTCGCTTCCATGGCACCAGTGTGGCCAGGGACTTTGTCGAAGCACCCAGCCAGATGCTTGAAAATTG GTGCTGGGAGCCCGAAGTTCTTAAGAAAATGTCGAGCCATTATGAAAAGAAAGAACCCCTGTCCGACGAGTTGATCAAGAAGCTTGTTGATATG CGGACCACGACTACAGTACTTTGTGGGGGAAACTGCACTCAAGGAGCTAAAG CGGACCACGACTACAGTACTTTGTGGGGGAAACTGCGTGAAGAAACTTCCCTGGTCAAGTCTGGCTCAAGTGCGACCCACGGACAGGCTACATTTGCGCATATCACCGGTGGATATGATGCAGGATACTATTCGTATGCCTACTCGCTCGTCTTTGCTGCCGACATGTACAAGACGGTGTTCAAGGGTGCTCCACTAGATCCTGCTCGAG GCTCCGCGACTTCCTCCTGGTCCTCCAGGAAACTGTTTTTCGGCAACGCGCTCGAG ATACGCAAAGCGCCGTTCTTGTGGCTCAAGCTAAACGAATACGCTCAGACATATG GGGGCATATTTACCTTTCACCTACTCGGTCGACCGACCGTAGTTTTCAACTCTCCAAACGCGGGGATCGATCTCCTAGAAAAACGAGCAACCAACTTTGCGACGCGCCCTCCGATATACATGGCGGAATT AAGCGATCCTCTTTGTTCCCTATGGCCCACGTCTACGCTCTTACCGTCGACTCCTACACCAAACTCTAAACCCGCGAGCCACCCTCGATTTCGAAGATCTTCAAATACAGGAGTCCGAAAGTTGATGAAGCGTCTTTTGACGCGTCCCGAGGATTTTCTAGATCATGCGAAATT ATACGCCGGAGCTGTCTCTATCCGTATTGCATACGGACATACAGCTCGCGACTTTAGCGATGAATTCATCCAAGGTGCAGAGGAGTTTATGAGAGCCCTTTCGGAAG CAATCCTTCCAGGGAGATGGCTAGTTGAGACAATCCCATCGA TGAGGTATACCCTCCGGTTCCCAGGTGCTACATTCAAACGCAAGACCGAACAATGGGCAAGGATGACGGTTCAGTACCGACAAGGTCCGTTTGATTATGTACTAAAGCACATG ACCGAAGGAACTGCTGAACCTTCGTTTACGTCGAAATTGTTGGACCCTGCGGACGGAAGTCAAGTCGGTGAATCCGAGAGGGATATGATCAAAGTCA ATTGTGGCATCCCATCTGTATGGCGCCGGAGCAGACACAACCGCCTCGATATCCAGTCGTTTTTCCTTGCCATGACGCTGTACCCCGATGTTCAGTCTACCGCCCAAGCCGAACTTGACGCTTACCTCGTCTCCAACGGACGTTGA
- a CDS encoding cell wall glycoside hydrolase YteR translates to MPVTRASEGGMQHVSGLSSTWPLLCLNAPNELHDDTLDDFAIPSAFLYSVGVYPTPSASTGRPSSCTTIIFVPDCPSRSSHAGAVQGSWELGTATQSLFEYEYPSFSVYGNNFVSPPKSLPKNADISKILNITDQIVLARPPGVLSFMPDQAAGDPPSLGVSMLFANWTVRSPTSTGSSNYASAIIDQLNYSLTRAPRAPNGAISHRVDQIQLWSDSVYMLPPFLAYFGALHRDEGVMRAAYDQVRLYRDLLFDGSVGLWRHIVLGNGEDLSHWSTGNGWAAAGIMRVLITIKESSLADKFAAEQGNLEGWALEIVNNIWNYQQANGTLLNYATDGNSFADSASTALLAAATYRLATYLDSTGSNADISKALSAASRARTLVSRSLDADGWLLNVVDPWNFPLRGTRSAEGQAFVLSLEAAYRDYRNRA, encoded by the exons ATGCCTGTGACGCGTGCGTCTGAAGGCGGGATGCAACATGTGTCTGGCCTTAGCTCCACGTGG CCCCTTCTCTGCCTGAACGCCCCTAACGAACTTCACGATGATACCCTCGACGACTTTGCTATTCCTAGTGCTTTCCTATATTCGGTTGGCGTATACCCGACCCCTTCTGCCTCGACAGGACGACCCAGCTCCTGTACAACTATTATCTTCGTCCCAGATTGCCCTAGTCGAAGCTCGCATGCTGGAGCAGTCCAAGGGAG CTGGGAGCTCGGAACTGCAACTCAAAGCTTGTTCGAGTACGAATACCCCTCGTTTTCGGTATACGGAAATAACTTTGTATCTCCACCCAAATCACTTCCCAAAAACGCGGACATAAGCAAGATCCTCAATATCACCGATCAAATCGTCCTCGCGCGTCCTCCTGGCGTATTGAGCTTCATGCCAGACCAGGCAGCCGGCGATCCGCCAA GCCTTGGCGTATCCATGCTCTTTGCCAACTGGACCGTCCGCTCGCCCACATCTACCGGATCGAGCAACTATGCGAGTGCGATCATCGATCAATTAAACTACAGTTTAACCCGTGCGCCTCGTGCCCCCAACGGTGCCATCTCTCACCGCGTGGATCAGATTCAATTATGGTCCGATTCGGTGTATATGCTTCCTCCTTTCTTGGCCTATTTTGGCGCTCTGCACCGCGACGAGGGTGTTATGCGCGCCGCGTACGATCAA GTTCGACTTTATCGTGATTTGCTCTTTGACGGGAGCGTCGGGCTATGGCGCCACATTGTTCTTGGGAACGGCGAAGACCTGAGCCATTGGTCGACAGGGAACGGCTGGGCCGCCGCGGGGATTATGCGTGTCTTGATCACCATCAAAGAGTCGTCCCTCGCCGACAAGTTTGCCGCCGAGCAGGGTAACCTTGAAGGGTGGGCCTTGGAAATTGTTAACAACATATGGAACTACCAG CAAGCCAACGGGACTCTTTTGAACTATGCAACAGACGGAAACTCGTTTGCCGATTCGGCAAGCACGGCTCTGCTAGCTGCAGCAACATACCGCCTCGCAACATACCTCGACTCGACCGGATCCAACGCGGACATATCCAAGGCGCTCTCCGCTGCCTCGCGTGCGCGCACGCTCGTCTCTCGTTCGCTCGATGCGGACGGATGGCTGTTGAACGTCGTCGATCCTTGGAATTTCCCCCTTCGTGGAACTCGGAGTGCTGAAGGCCAGGCGTTTGTGCTTAGTCTTGAAGCTGCGTACCGGGATTATAGGAATCGGGCCTAG
- a CDS encoding mitochondrial carrier protein, protein MAPINSSGKHKESGTARVLGSGASGVAELLVFHPVDTIAKRLMSNKAKVSFSALSPIIFREYSNAPLLKKAVSLFPGLGYAAGYKVAQRIYKFGGQPYFNDLISSHYKQNFTNAFGEKNGKMLMHACAGSLTGIGEVVLLPLDVLKIKRQVNPEAFRGRGVFKIVADEGFALYRGWGWTMARNAPGSFALFGASSFTKSKLLHIEDYSKATWTQNFVASIAGAVASITVAAPLDVVKTRIQNANFESNVGGLTVVKDLLKNEGPTAFFKGLTPKANHRRWTQTRFQLHSRPVSHPLLRQLCVKAFLYP, encoded by the exons ATGGCCCCCATTAACTCGTCTGGAAAACACAAAGAGTCGGGCACCGCCCGCGTTCTTGGCTCTGGCGCATCTG GTGTCGCGGAGTTGCTGGTATTTCACCCTGTAGATACAATTGCCAAGCGACTTATGAGTAACAAGGCCAAG GTCTCGTTCTCGGCCCTGTCGCCTATTATCTTCCGTGAATACTCGAACGCACCTTTACTGAAGAAAGCGGTCAGCTTATTCCCTGGACTGGGGTACGCAGCGGGATACAAG GTTGCCCAAAGGATATACAAATTTGGTGGACAGCCGTACTTCAATGACCTCATCTCATCCCACTACAAGCAAAACTTTACAAATGCATTCGGAGAGAAAAATGGAAAAATGTTGATGCATGCGTGCGCAGGCAG CTTGACCGGTATCGGCGAAGTCGTCCTTCTCCCTCTCGACGTCCTCAAAATCAAGCGCCAAGTCAACCCCGAAGCATTCCGCGGACGAGGAGTCTTCAAGATTGTCGCCGACGAAGGATTCGCTCTGTACCGCGGCTGGGGATGGACAATGGCACGAAATGCGCCTGGATCCTTTGCA CTGTTTGGCGCCTCCTCGTTTACGAAATCTAAGCTGCTGCATATCGAGGATTACTCCAAGGCCACCTGGACTCAGAACTTTGTTGCCTCGATTGCTGGTGCTGTGGCTAGTATTACTGTCGCGGCTCCacttgatgttgtcaagacTCGCATCCAAAATGCCAACTTTGAGTCAAAC GTCGGCGGTTTAACCGTCGTAAAGGACCTGCTCAAGAATGAAGGCCCGACCGCCTTTTTCAAGGGACTTACTCCCAAGGCAA ATCATCGTCGTTGGACCCAAACTCGTTTTCAGTTACACTCTCGCCCAGTCTCTCATCCCCTTCTTCGCCAACTATGTGTAAAAGCCTTCCTGTATCCATAG